A genomic window from Carassius auratus strain Wakin chromosome 45, ASM336829v1, whole genome shotgun sequence includes:
- the LOC113063063 gene encoding rho-related GTP-binding protein RhoV-like — MPPQMDYFYHESRDPSVCLEQDEALEPAISCMLVGDGAVGKTSMIVSYTTNGYPTDYKQTAFDVFSGQVQVNGTPVRIQLMDTAGQEEFDEFRSLSYAHTDVFLLCFSVVNPTSFENITKKWIPEIRACNPSSPIILVGTQSDLLLDVNILIDLDRYKVKPVLSSQARSLAEKIRAAEYVECSALTQKNLKEAFDAAIFTAIKNKARKAKKRRLSDRRAKAFSKCSWKKFFCFI, encoded by the exons ATGCCACCTCAAATGGACTACTTTTACCACGAGTCGAGAGATCCGTCCGTGTGTTTAGAGCAGGACGAGGCGCTGGAGCCTGCGATCAGCTGTATGCTGGTTGGGGATGGCGCGGTTGGGAAGACTAGTATGATTGTCAGCTACACAACCAATGGATACCCTACGGATTACAAACAGACGGCGTTTGACGTCTTCTCAG GACAAGTTCAGGTGAATGGTACCCCTGTGCGGATTCAGCTGATGGATACAGCTGGACAG GAAGAATTTGATGAATTCAGATCTCTGTCTTACGCACACACCGATGTCTTCCTTCTCTGCTTCAGTGTGGTTAACCCCACGTCGTTCGAGAACATAACCAAGAAATGGATCCCTGAGATTCGTGCGTGTAACCCGTCCTCCCCCATCATTTTAGTGGGAACTCAGTCGGACCTTCTGTTGGACGTTAACATTCTCATAGACTTGGACAGGTACAAGGTCAAACCCGTGCTCAGCTCACAGGCGCGGAGCCTCGCTGAGAAGATCAGGGCCGCCGAGTACGTGGAGTGTTCGGCCCTGACCCAGAAGAACCTAAAGGAGGCCTTCGACGCGGCAATATTCACGGCTATTAAAAACAAGGCCAGGAAGGCCAAAAAACGGAGACTTTCAGACAGACGAGCTAAAGCTTTTTCCAAATGCAGCTGGAAGAAGTTCTTCTGCTTCATCTGA